A window of the Ostrea edulis chromosome 1, xbOstEdul1.1, whole genome shotgun sequence genome harbors these coding sequences:
- the LOC125669632 gene encoding uncharacterized protein LOC125669632 isoform X1 — MEDADRRALQLNRTFLVKNIANPDDVADGLFTFEIFTEGMKDEVEVEKIKEKKMRKLLDILPRRGPQAFKLFLKVLMDTHNDHVVKQLTSGSSTTYTPPYHQQDEEEDLPQSKSSIINTSAVLISSPHINISAVLISSPHINISAVLISSPHINISAVLISSPHINISAVLISSPHINISPVLMSSPHINTSAVLISSPHINISAVLISSPHINTSAVLMSSPHINTSAILRSSKTHINISAVLISSPHINTSAVLISSPHINISAILMSSPHINISAILRSSKTHINISAVLMSSPHINISAVLMSSKIHINISPVLISSPHINTSPVLMSSPHINISAILRSSKTHINISAVLMSSPHINISAVLMSSKTHINISPVLMSSKTYINISSVLMSIKTHINISPVLMSSPESSFQHLISSNFQASHQHLTSSNVQSSHQHLTRLFNGSPF; from the exons ATGGAGGATGCTGATCGCAGAGCGCTACAGCTGAATCGAACGTTCCTTGTGAAGAACATAGCTAATCCCGATGACGTCGCTGATGGACTGTTCACCTTTGAAATCTTCACTGAAGGAATGAAAGATGAAGTGGAG GTGGAAAAAATTAAAGAGAAGAAGATGAGAAAACTGTTAGATATTTTGCCAAGGCGGGGTCCACAGGCATTTAAATTATTCCTGAAAGTGTTAATGGATACACATAATGATCATGTTGTCAAGCAACTGACATCTGGCTCATCCACCACGTATACACCTCCTTACCACCAACAGGACGAGGAGGAGGATCTACCACAAAGTAAATCTTCCATCATCAACACCTCAGCAGTTCTAATATCCAGTCCTCACATCAACATCTCAGCAGTTCTAATATCCAGTCCTCACATCAACATCTCAGCAGTTCTAATATCCAGTCCTCACATCAACATCTCAGCAGTTCTAATATCCAGTCCTCACATCAACATCTCAGCAGTTCTAATATCCAGTCCTCACATCAACATCTCACCAGTTCTAATGTCCAGTCCTCACATCAACACCTCAGCAGTTCTAATATCCAGTCCTCACATCAACATCTCAGCAGTTCTAATATCCAGTCCTCACATCAACACCTCAGCAGTTCTAATGTCCAGTCCTCACATCAACACCTCAGCCATTCTAAGGTCCAGTAAAACTCACATCAACATCTCAGCCGTTCTAATATCCAGTCCTCACATCAACACATCAGCAGTTCTAATATCCAGTCCTCACATCAACATCTCAGCAATTCTAATGTCCAGTCCTCACATCAACATCTCAGCCATTCTAAGGTCCAGTAAAACTCACATCAACATCTCAGCAGTTCTAATGTCCAGTCCTCACATCAACATCTCAGCCGTTCTAATGTCCAGTAAAATTCACATCAACATCTCACCAGTTCTAATATCCAGTCCTCACATCAACACCTCACCAGTTCTAATGTCCAGTCCTCACATCAACATCTCAGCCATTCTAAGGTCCAGTAAAACTCACATCAACATCTCAGCAGTTCTAATGTCCAGTCCTCACATCAACATCTCAGCCGTTCTAATGTCCAGTAAAACTCACATCAACATCTCACCAGTTCTAATGTCCAGCAAAACTTATATCAACATCTCATCAGTTCTCATGTCCATTAAAACTCACATCAACATTTCACCAGTTCTAATGTCCAGTCCTGAGTCCTCATTTCAACATCTTATCAGTTCTAATTTCCAGGCCTCACATCAACATCTCACTAGTTCTAATGTCCAGTCCTCACATCAACATCTCACCAGATTATTCAATGGTTCACCCTTCTAA